The Streptomyces sp. NBC_00286 nucleotide sequence ATTGGAAATGATCATGGTGGTGCCGTCGAGTGGGATCGGGAGTTGGTGATCAGGAGTTGGATGACGTAACAAGTACGCGTACGTCCCAGGCGCCGAGGTCCAGCGGCGAGTTCGCGGGGACGGATGTGCCGTTCAGGACGTCGGTCAACGCCACGGGGGCGGAGACGCGGGCGGGCTCCCAGCTCCAGTTGTGGACGACGTGGACGCGTCGCCCGTCGGAGGACGTACCGGTCGTCGCGGTGACGGATTCCGGCAGGGCCCGCCAGCCGTGGCGTGCGGAGGGTGCCAGCCAGGTCGCCAGCGCGCGGGCGAGGGCGCGGCCCGGGACCGTACCGACGTAGGTGACGCGTCCCCCGCCGTGGCGACGCGTGGTGATCGCGGGCCAGCGGCCGAAGTGCGGGTGGTCGTACGCCGCCAGCACCTCGGCGTCGGTGACGGTCAGGCCGTCGGCCCAGCGGGTCGCCGTCGCCTCCGGAGGCAGTCGGAGCGGGCTGCCGGACACCGGACGGACCGGGAGGTCGCTCGCGAGGTTGCTGAACTCGTCGTACGTGACGCCCGCTGCCTCGGTCAGACGGCCGGGCGCCGCCTCGTGCCGGGCCCGCGCCTCGTGGTCGGCGTATCCGGTGCGCGGGCCGAGGACCAGGTGACCGCCCGCGTCGGCGTAGGCGGCGAGCCAGTCGAGGGTGGCGTCGGCGGCGATGTACAACCCCGGTACGACCAGCACGGGGTGACGGACTGCGGCCTCCTCCGGCGCCAGGCCCGTCCGTTCGCCGCGCGGGTCGTGCAGCTGCCGGGCGTGCACGATCCGCACCTGTCGGCCGGCCTCGAAGGCGCCGCGGTAGAAGGGATCGAAGATGCGGTGGTACGCGGCGGGGTCCGGGTCGCCGTCGGCCTTCGCGAGCGGCGGGTGCTTCTGCATCAGCCACTTGCTCGGCGTCGAGTACACCATCGTGATGTCGGCGTCCGGCTCGAGCCCGGCGACGAGCGGCCCTGCCGCCTCGAACTCGGCGCCCAAGCGGGCCAGTTCGGCGTACGCGCGGCCTGGCTGTCCACTGTGGGGAAGGACGCCGCCCCAGTAGGTCTCGGCGCCGAAGCGCAGCGTCTGCCACTGCCAGTACTCGATCATCCGCGCCCCACGCGCCACATGCGCCCACGCGGACTGCCGCCACTGGCCGTCGTAGGCGGGCCGGTTGTCCCACGCGAAGCCGATGGAGCTCGCGTTGGTCTCGGTGACCAGGAACGGCTCCTGGCGCGAGGAGAACATCCAGTCCGCCGTCTGGTACATCGACCAGACGCCGGTGGTCTTCCAGATCTGCTCGTGGTCGTCGGGCGTGGGATCGGGGAGCAGGAGACCGTCCTGCATGGCGTAGTACGGGTTGCCGGAGGCGATGTCGAGCCGCGCGGACAGCTCGTCGTCCTCAACTCCCTGGCGGGTGTACGAGATGCAGGTGGTGACGAACTGCTCGGGGCGGACGTACTCGCGCACGATGTCCGCCTGCCAGCCGATGAACTCGGTGACCTGTCGAGCCTGGAACTCCCGCCAGGCGACGTCGTATTGAGGCTGGACGTTGCCGTCCGGCGTCCACAGGTCCGCCCACGTCGACAGCCGGTGGGACCAATAGACCAGGCCCCACTCGCGGTTGAGGGTCTCGACGTCCCCGTACCTCTCGCGCAGGTGGTCGACGAAGCGCTGGAAGACGCCCTGGTTGTGGAAGAGGTGCAGGCCCGGCTCGTTGTCGACCTGCCAGCCGATGACCGCCGGGTGGTCGGCGTACCGGGCGACGATCTTGCGGATGATGCGCTCGGCGTGGAAGCGGAACGCGGGGTGGGTGAAGTCCATCTCCTGGCGGGCGCCCCAGCCGAGGCGCTGTCCGGTGGCGTACTCGCCGGTGATCTCCGGGTGCTGGCGGGCCAGCCACGGCGGCACGGCGTACGTCGGCGTGCCGATGATGACGGAGATGCCGCGCTCGTGGGCGCCGTCGAGGACCGGCTGGAGCCAGTCGAGGTCGAAGCGCCCATTCTCCGGCTCCCAGGTCGACCAGACCGATTCGCCCACCCGGATCACGGTGAAGTTCGCCTCGGCCATCAGGCCGAGGTCGGTCTTGAGCCGTTCGTCGGGCCGCAGTTCGGGGTCGTACTCGGGCGTGTACTCGTGGTAGTACGCGGCGCCGAACAGGACGCGGGCGGGTAGATCCGCCATGAATCAACCTCCTGGAATGTAGGGGGAGTTACTGCTTGACGCCGCCGGTGGCCAGGCCGCTCTGCCAGTAGCGCTGGAGCATGAGGAAGGCGATGACGAGCGGCACGATGGAGATCAGGGAACCGGTCACGACGAGCGGGAGCATGTCGCTGCTTGCGCCGGCTCCGCCGTTCTGCGCCTGGGCGGCCCAGGAGGAGAGGCCGACCGTGATGGGGTACAGGTTCGGGTCGTTGAGCATGATCAGCGGCAGGAAGTAGTTGTTCCAGGTCGCCACGAGCGTGAACAGCAGCACGGTCACCAGGCCGGGCGCCAGCAGCCGGAGGGCGATCCGGAAGAAGATCCGCCCCTCCCCCGCCCCGTCGATGCGGGCGGCCTCCAGGAGACTGTCCGGGATGGCGTCGGCCGCGTAGACGCGCATGAGGTAGAGGCCGAAGGGGTTGACGAGGGAGGGCAGGATGATCGCCCAGGGGGTGTTGACCAGGCCGACCTCGGCGAACAGCAGGTAGGTCGGGATCGCCAGTGCGGTGGCCGGGACCATGATGGCGCCGAGTACGAGGTTGAAGGCGGCCCAGTCGCCGCGGAAGCGGAACTTGGCGAAGCCGTAGCCGGCGGCGGCCGCGATCATCGCCGCGCCGACCGCGCTGACGACGGCGTACAGGGCGGTGTTGAGCAGCCAGTCGACGAAGACGCCGTCGTCCTGGGTGAAGGTGTGACCGATGTTGTCCAGCAGCTGCGGGGCGCGGGAGAACCACAGGCCGAAGCTGTCGAAGAGGTCCTGGGTGCTCTTGGTCGAGGCGACCAGCAGCCAGAACAGCGGGAGGAGGAAGTACGCGAGCGCCGCCAGCATGGCGATCGTCAGCGGGGTGCTGCGGCGGGGGGACGCGGACCGGCGCCGCTTGGATGCGGTGGGGGCCGTTGGACCGGCCGGTGTGGTCGTCGCCTTCGGCATGGTGGTCGTCACTTGTCCCTCCTTCGGTTCGCGGTGAGCAGCACGGCGTAGGAGGCGATGACGATGACCAGGCCCAGGAGGAAGGACACCGTGGCCGCATAGTTGACCTGCTGGCCGGTGAAGGCGAGGGAGTAGGCGTAGAGGTTGGCGGTGTAGGAGCTGCTGATCACGTCGGGGGCGATCTTCATCAGCAGGTTCGGTTCGTTGAACAGCTGGAAGCTGCCGATCACTGAGAACAGCAGAGTCAGGAGCAGGGCGGGCCGGAGGGCGGGGAGCTTGATCGACCAGGCGATGCGCCAGGCGCCGGCGCCGTCCATCGCGGCAGCCTCGTACAGGTCATGCGGAATGGTCCGCAGGGCCGCGTACAGGATGATCATGTTGTAGCCGACGAACTCCCAGGTCACGATGTTCGCCAGGCTGCCCAGCATCCAGCCCTCGCTGAGGAAGGCCGGGGCCGGCAGATCCAGGTTCCGGCTCAGCTGGGCGAACGGGCCGAAGTCCGGGCCGTAGAGGTAGCCCCACATGAGGGTGGCGACGACGCTCGGGACCGCGTACGGCACGAAGATGCCCAGCCGGATCACGCGCGCCAGGCGCAGCAGGCCGCTGTCCAGCGCGAGCGCGAAGAGCAGGGCCAGGAGCAGCATCAGCGGCACCTGGATCACGAAGAACAGGGCCACGCGTCCGACGCCGTGCAGGAGTTGCGGGTCCTTGAGGGCGGTGACGTAGTTGTCGAGACCGACGAAGACCGTGCCGCCGATGAGCTGTTCCTGGAAGAGGCTCAGGTAGGCGGCGTAACCGAGCGGGGCGAGGAACAGCAGGACGAAGAGGATCAGGAACGGGGCTACGAACAGGGGGCCTGCCGAGACGGACCGGCGACGCGGCGACGGTCCGTCTCGGCGCGACTTCCCGGCGTAGGCCGCGGTCGTGGCAGCCACCTCAGGCCCCCTTGACGGTGAAGCCCTGTTTCTTGGCGTACGACGTGAGCCGGGACTGCCACGTGCCGAGCGCGGCGACGGTGTCGGACTGGTCCGCGAGGGACTTGCCGACGGTCTCCGTCCAGTCGGTCGCCGCCTGGTCGTAGAACGGCGGCCACTGGAACTCGGGCGAGACCGTGTCGCTGATGTCGGCGAAGATCTGGTTGACCTTCTGACCGCCG carries:
- a CDS encoding carbohydrate ABC transporter permease: MTTTMPKATTTPAGPTAPTASKRRRSASPRRSTPLTIAMLAALAYFLLPLFWLLVASTKSTQDLFDSFGLWFSRAPQLLDNIGHTFTQDDGVFVDWLLNTALYAVVSAVGAAMIAAAAGYGFAKFRFRGDWAAFNLVLGAIMVPATALAIPTYLLFAEVGLVNTPWAIILPSLVNPFGLYLMRVYAADAIPDSLLEAARIDGAGEGRIFFRIALRLLAPGLVTVLLFTLVATWNNYFLPLIMLNDPNLYPITVGLSSWAAQAQNGGAGASSDMLPLVVTGSLISIVPLVIAFLMLQRYWQSGLATGGVKQ
- a CDS encoding carbohydrate ABC transporter permease; translation: MAATTAAYAGKSRRDGPSPRRRSVSAGPLFVAPFLILFVLLFLAPLGYAAYLSLFQEQLIGGTVFVGLDNYVTALKDPQLLHGVGRVALFFVIQVPLMLLLALLFALALDSGLLRLARVIRLGIFVPYAVPSVVATLMWGYLYGPDFGPFAQLSRNLDLPAPAFLSEGWMLGSLANIVTWEFVGYNMIILYAALRTIPHDLYEAAAMDGAGAWRIAWSIKLPALRPALLLTLLFSVIGSFQLFNEPNLLMKIAPDVISSSYTANLYAYSLAFTGQQVNYAATVSFLLGLVIVIASYAVLLTANRRRDK
- a CDS encoding beta-galactosidase, whose product is MADLPARVLFGAAYYHEYTPEYDPELRPDERLKTDLGLMAEANFTVIRVGESVWSTWEPENGRFDLDWLQPVLDGAHERGISVIIGTPTYAVPPWLARQHPEITGEYATGQRLGWGARQEMDFTHPAFRFHAERIIRKIVARYADHPAVIGWQVDNEPGLHLFHNQGVFQRFVDHLRERYGDVETLNREWGLVYWSHRLSTWADLWTPDGNVQPQYDVAWREFQARQVTEFIGWQADIVREYVRPEQFVTTCISYTRQGVEDDELSARLDIASGNPYYAMQDGLLLPDPTPDDHEQIWKTTGVWSMYQTADWMFSSRQEPFLVTETNASSIGFAWDNRPAYDGQWRQSAWAHVARGARMIEYWQWQTLRFGAETYWGGVLPHSGQPGRAYAELARLGAEFEAAGPLVAGLEPDADITMVYSTPSKWLMQKHPPLAKADGDPDPAAYHRIFDPFYRGAFEAGRQVRIVHARQLHDPRGERTGLAPEEAAVRHPVLVVPGLYIAADATLDWLAAYADAGGHLVLGPRTGYADHEARARHEAAPGRLTEAAGVTYDEFSNLASDLPVRPVSGSPLRLPPEATATRWADGLTVTDAEVLAAYDHPHFGRWPAITTRRHGGGRVTYVGTVPGRALARALATWLAPSARHGWRALPESVTATTGTSSDGRRVHVVHNWSWEPARVSAPVALTDVLNGTSVPANSPLDLGAWDVRVLVTSSNS